One Trichomycterus rosablanca isolate fTriRos1 chromosome 10, fTriRos1.hap1, whole genome shotgun sequence DNA window includes the following coding sequences:
- the cd37 gene encoding leukocyte antigen CD37 isoform X1, which yields MASECCISITKYFLFLFNLIFFFLGSALLSLGLWIIFSESIFLIPAPRFLSLSLFSYLLIISGAVTMFLGFFGSLGALKEFKCMLGVYFLLLTLILAAQIIGGVLLYTQRSTFQGSLEHHVVELIKSVGKNDSSLQDFKQTLEFLQHEAECCGWKGISDWEIAPCSCYYSENITANATAQSSEICTCPNIDECKAYQQGCQGIIKKWLDEHILIILAVLAAIAVVECLQWLCLVLFCCLNRSCRCCHPRKSHGSHVQLSRYVV from the exons ATGGCTTCTGAGTGCTGCATCAGTATCACCAAATATTTCCTGTTTCTCTTCAACTTAATCTTTTTT TTTCTGGGCTCAGCTCTCCTTTCTCTGGGACTATGGATAATATTTTCAGAGTCGATCTTTCTCA TACCTGCTCCTCGCTTCCTATCCCTGTCTCTCTTCTCCTATTTGCTGATTATCAGTGGTGCGGTCACTATGTTTTTAGGCTTTTTTGGAAGCCTTGGTGCACTGAAGGAGTTTAAATGTATGCTGGGAGTG TACTTCCTCCTGCTCACCCTGATACTTGCAGCGCAGATCATTGGTGGAGTTTTGCTTTATACACAGCGAAGCACA TTTCAGGGTTCCCTAGAGCACCATGTTGTGGAACTCATTAAGTCAGTTGGAAAGAATGACTCAAGTCTCCAAGATTTTAAACAGACCCTAGAGTTCCTTCAACATGAG GCTGAGTGCTGTGGCTGGAAGGGCATAAGTGACTGGGAAATAGCCCCCTGTTCCTGTTACTACTCTGAAAACATCACAGCTAATGCAACAGCACAGAGCTCAGAGATATGCACCTGTCCCAACATTGACGAGTGTAAGGCATATCAACAG GGTTGCCagggcattattaaaaagtggctGGATGAACATATTCTAATCATTCTTGCAGTGCTAGCTGCTATAGCTGTGGTGGAG TGTCTTCAGTGGCTGTgccttgttttattttgttgtctTAACCGTTCCTGTCGCTGTTGCCACCCAAGAAAGTCTCATGGCAGCCATGTTCAACTCTCCAG ATATGTGGTTTGA
- the cd37 gene encoding leukocyte antigen CD37 isoform X2 has protein sequence MASECCISITKYFLFLFNLIFFFLGSALLSLGLWIIFSESIFLIPAPRFLSLSLFSYLLIISGAVTMFLGFFGSLGALKEFKCMLGVYFLLLTLILAAQIIGGVLLYTQRSTFQGSLEHHVVELIKSVGKNDSSLQDFKQTLEFLQHEAECCGWKGISDWEIAPCSCYYSENITANATAQSSEICTCPNIDECKAYQQGCQGIIKKWLDEHILIILAVLAAIAVVEICGLILSMCLYRRVAEDYSTAFSR, from the exons ATGGCTTCTGAGTGCTGCATCAGTATCACCAAATATTTCCTGTTTCTCTTCAACTTAATCTTTTTT TTTCTGGGCTCAGCTCTCCTTTCTCTGGGACTATGGATAATATTTTCAGAGTCGATCTTTCTCA TACCTGCTCCTCGCTTCCTATCCCTGTCTCTCTTCTCCTATTTGCTGATTATCAGTGGTGCGGTCACTATGTTTTTAGGCTTTTTTGGAAGCCTTGGTGCACTGAAGGAGTTTAAATGTATGCTGGGAGTG TACTTCCTCCTGCTCACCCTGATACTTGCAGCGCAGATCATTGGTGGAGTTTTGCTTTATACACAGCGAAGCACA TTTCAGGGTTCCCTAGAGCACCATGTTGTGGAACTCATTAAGTCAGTTGGAAAGAATGACTCAAGTCTCCAAGATTTTAAACAGACCCTAGAGTTCCTTCAACATGAG GCTGAGTGCTGTGGCTGGAAGGGCATAAGTGACTGGGAAATAGCCCCCTGTTCCTGTTACTACTCTGAAAACATCACAGCTAATGCAACAGCACAGAGCTCAGAGATATGCACCTGTCCCAACATTGACGAGTGTAAGGCATATCAACAG GGTTGCCagggcattattaaaaagtggctGGATGAACATATTCTAATCATTCTTGCAGTGCTAGCTGCTATAGCTGTGGTGGAG ATATGTGGTTTGATCCTTTCGATGTGTCTGTATAGAAGAGTTGCAGAGGATTACAGCACTGCATTTTCCCGTTAG